A single region of the Austwickia chelonae genome encodes:
- a CDS encoding sulfite exporter TauE/SafE family protein: MDEISLTVLLSLTAAAFFAGWIDAVVGGGGLVQLPALMVALPQAAPVYLLATNKFSSACGTIASAATYVRRVRPDPAAAIPLVICAFIGSTVGAMLASMIPKSAFSPLVLAVLLSVGAYTLWKPSLGSVEALRHRGLRHASGAGAIGVAVGIWDGALGPGTGSFFVFLLVGVLGYAFLNATALAKLANLATNLAALVVFIPQNAVLWQVALPMGLANVVGGYLGARAAVSRGHAFVRAVFIVVLAAFILKIGADVWQQFFG; encoded by the coding sequence GTGGACGAGATTTCGCTGACGGTCCTGCTGTCGTTGACCGCAGCTGCCTTCTTCGCCGGGTGGATCGACGCTGTGGTCGGAGGTGGAGGTCTCGTCCAACTTCCCGCGCTCATGGTTGCTCTTCCGCAGGCTGCCCCGGTCTACCTTCTGGCCACCAATAAGTTCTCCTCCGCCTGTGGCACCATAGCCAGCGCCGCAACCTATGTCCGCAGGGTTCGTCCGGATCCAGCTGCAGCGATTCCTTTGGTCATCTGCGCTTTCATCGGCTCAACAGTTGGAGCGATGCTGGCCTCGATGATCCCAAAATCTGCTTTCTCTCCGCTGGTCCTGGCCGTTCTGTTGAGCGTCGGGGCCTACACGCTGTGGAAGCCGTCGCTCGGTAGCGTGGAAGCACTACGGCACCGTGGGCTGAGGCATGCTTCCGGAGCTGGGGCAATCGGCGTAGCCGTAGGTATCTGGGACGGAGCGCTCGGGCCGGGGACCGGGTCCTTCTTCGTCTTCCTCTTAGTGGGCGTCCTCGGATATGCCTTCCTGAACGCCACTGCGCTGGCCAAACTGGCCAATCTCGCGACCAACCTTGCTGCGCTGGTGGTGTTCATCCCACAGAACGCCGTGCTGTGGCAGGTCGCACTGCCCATGGGGCTCGCCAACGTCGTCGGTGGTTACCTCGGAGCGCGGGCGGCCGTTTCCAGAGGGCATGCTTTCGTCAGAGCGGTCTTCATCGTGGTTCTCGCGGCCTTCATCTTGAAGATCGGCGCGGACGTCTGGCAACAGTTCTTCGGATGA
- the galK gene encoding galactokinase, with product MIDGRVNGKDTAWELATGSERAVRLFREHFDEQPAGVWAAPGRVNIIGEHTDYNGGLCLPIALPHRAYLAFRSRTDDIVRMATDLPGEGSWIGTKDLVRPGGLSGWPAYCAGPAWSFRQEGLDAGGFDAAIVSCVPVGAGLSSSAAVACSMALALAQTAGQPTDDVARARLADLCIRAENEVVGAPTGGMDQTVSLRAQDGHALLLDCRSGQVDHVPLDLPKAGMTLLVVDTRAPHSLVDGQYAERRRTCEEAAQQLEVSTLREVEDLPEALRRLESDLARRRVAHVVTEIDRVRRTVDHLAARRWAQVGQLMNDSHRSLREDYEVSCHELDVVVDSAQSAGAFGARMTGGGFGGSAIVLAEDDDVERIVSVIEGAACSQGLPRPRFHRALAAAAASRVA from the coding sequence TTGATTGACGGCCGTGTGAACGGAAAAGACACCGCCTGGGAGCTCGCCACCGGCAGCGAACGGGCAGTTCGACTGTTCCGAGAGCATTTCGACGAGCAGCCGGCCGGAGTCTGGGCTGCACCTGGGCGGGTCAACATCATCGGAGAGCACACTGACTACAACGGTGGGCTTTGCTTGCCGATCGCGTTGCCACATCGGGCCTATCTAGCCTTCCGCTCTCGCACGGACGATATCGTCCGAATGGCGACCGATCTTCCTGGAGAAGGGAGCTGGATCGGCACGAAGGACCTGGTGCGTCCCGGTGGGCTTTCCGGATGGCCGGCCTACTGCGCCGGACCTGCCTGGTCCTTCCGACAGGAAGGCCTTGATGCCGGAGGCTTCGATGCCGCGATCGTCTCCTGCGTACCTGTGGGAGCGGGGCTGTCCTCGTCAGCAGCAGTGGCCTGCTCGATGGCGTTGGCGCTCGCCCAGACTGCAGGGCAACCTACTGACGACGTAGCCCGTGCCCGGCTCGCTGACCTGTGTATCCGGGCAGAGAACGAGGTCGTCGGAGCCCCCACCGGAGGGATGGACCAGACCGTTTCCCTCCGCGCTCAGGACGGGCACGCGCTCCTCCTCGACTGCCGATCCGGTCAGGTCGATCATGTACCGCTGGACCTACCGAAGGCGGGGATGACCTTGTTGGTCGTCGACACCCGAGCCCCGCATTCTCTCGTCGACGGACAGTACGCCGAGCGTCGACGTACGTGTGAAGAAGCCGCTCAACAATTAGAGGTTTCCACCCTGCGCGAGGTCGAGGATCTGCCCGAAGCGCTACGCCGCTTGGAGAGCGACCTGGCCCGCCGTAGGGTCGCTCATGTCGTCACCGAGATCGACCGCGTCCGCCGCACGGTCGATCATCTGGCCGCTCGTCGCTGGGCACAGGTCGGTCAGCTCATGAACGACTCCCACCGTTCCCTGCGGGAGGACTACGAAGTGAGTTGCCACGAACTCGACGTCGTCGTCGACAGCGCTCAATCCGCAGGTGCCTTCGGGGCACGGATGACCGGGGGCGGATTCGGAGGGAGCGCGATCGTTCTGGCCGAGGACGATGACGTCGAACGGATCGTGTCTGTGATCGAGGGCGCTGCGTGTTCTCAAGGACTGCCCCGTCCCCGGTTCCATCGAGCACTGGCTGCAGCTGCAGCCAGCCGGGTCGCATGA
- a CDS encoding aldose 1-epimerase family protein, whose protein sequence is MTGRGDPTGQQFEIRYGRQRAVVTEVGAVLRRYEVDGDDVIMPFARDELPPAVHGAVLLPWPNRLGAGRYDFEGVTYQLPLNEPERGNANHGLVLHTRWEMAVTRPESVTLRLDLVPRSGYPFLISSRITYCLGEHGLDVDVTTQNQSDRTAPYGVGFHPWLSPGPSQIDECSLQVEADRWVETDQRLLPVRETQIPDRLDFRRPRRLGRTVIDDGFVGLSTAGSSVRLIRPDGTRIICRARNGVCCWQICTGDGMPGGRSRQGLAAEPMSCTADALRTGRRLIHVAPGEQHHIGYTLEMVPTGSLETL, encoded by the coding sequence ATGACTGGCCGGGGTGACCCGACGGGGCAACAATTCGAGATCCGGTACGGCAGGCAGCGTGCGGTCGTCACCGAGGTCGGAGCGGTTCTGCGTCGGTACGAGGTCGACGGTGACGATGTGATCATGCCGTTCGCGCGGGACGAACTGCCCCCTGCCGTGCACGGCGCGGTTCTCCTACCTTGGCCCAACAGACTAGGCGCCGGTAGATACGACTTCGAAGGTGTCACTTACCAGTTGCCGTTGAATGAACCGGAACGTGGCAATGCCAACCACGGGCTGGTTCTGCACACCCGCTGGGAAATGGCCGTCACCCGTCCGGAGTCGGTGACTCTGCGGTTGGATCTGGTTCCTCGCTCCGGCTACCCCTTCCTGATCAGCAGCCGGATCACCTACTGCTTGGGCGAGCACGGCCTGGATGTCGACGTGACCACTCAGAACCAGAGCGATCGCACAGCGCCCTACGGAGTGGGTTTCCACCCGTGGCTCTCCCCGGGCCCCTCCCAGATCGACGAATGCTCACTACAGGTCGAAGCAGACCGCTGGGTGGAGACGGACCAGAGACTGCTGCCGGTCCGGGAGACACAGATCCCGGATCGCCTCGACTTCCGACGTCCGCGCAGATTGGGACGGACCGTCATCGACGACGGCTTCGTCGGGCTGTCCACAGCGGGGTCCTCGGTCCGTCTCATTCGCCCGGACGGTACCCGTATCATCTGCCGAGCACGCAATGGCGTGTGCTGCTGGCAGATCTGCACCGGGGACGGGATGCCAGGAGGGCGTTCTCGGCAGGGCCTGGCCGCGGAGCCGATGTCCTGTACCGCAGACGCCTTGCGGACCGGCCGTCGCCTGATCCATGTGGCGCCAGGCGAGCAACACCACATCGGTTACACCCTGGAAATGGTCCCGACCGGATCCCTGGAAACACTGTGA